One genomic region from Alteromonas pelagimontana encodes:
- the phbB gene encoding acetoacetyl-CoA reductase, with translation MSRVALVTGGTRGIGEAVSLALQEQGYTVVANYGGNDEVAKAFTERTGIPSFKFDVSNFEKTKAAMDQIENDYGPIDILVNNAGITRDGTMHKMSFEQWDAVIQTNLASCFNTCRCVIDGMRQRGFGRIVNIGSVNGQAGQYGQVNYAAAKSGIHGFTKALALEGASKDVTVNAIAPGYVDTDMVRAVPEEVLKKIIATIPVGRLGKPEDIARSVLFLIRDDAGFITGSTLSINGGQHMY, from the coding sequence ATGAGCAGAGTTGCATTGGTCACCGGTGGAACACGCGGTATTGGCGAAGCCGTCAGTCTGGCATTGCAGGAACAGGGCTACACGGTTGTGGCTAATTATGGTGGGAACGATGAAGTTGCAAAGGCTTTTACAGAAAGAACAGGCATTCCATCTTTTAAGTTCGACGTGTCAAATTTTGAGAAAACCAAAGCGGCAATGGATCAAATTGAAAATGATTATGGCCCAATCGATATTCTCGTCAACAATGCAGGGATCACGCGCGACGGTACCATGCACAAAATGAGCTTCGAGCAGTGGGATGCGGTGATACAAACCAATCTGGCATCCTGTTTTAACACTTGTCGGTGTGTAATTGACGGTATGCGCCAGCGCGGCTTTGGGCGTATTGTTAACATTGGTTCTGTTAACGGTCAGGCGGGGCAATACGGCCAGGTAAATTACGCTGCAGCGAAGTCAGGAATTCATGGTTTTACAAAAGCCCTGGCGTTGGAAGGGGCATCTAAAGATGTGACGGTGAACGCTATTGCACCAGGTTATGTCGATACTGATATGGTAAGAGCGGTTCCTGAAGAAGTATTGAAGAAAATTATTGCGACTATTCCGGTAGGGCGATTAGGAAAGCCAGAGGATATCGCCCGTAGCGTGTTGTTCCTCATTCGAGACGACGCGGGTTTTATTACCGGTTCCACGCTTTCTATT